A window of Bacillota bacterium genomic DNA:
AAGACCGCCTTGTACTGGAACTACTCCAGGAAAAACGCGGCCTTGTGATTTTAAACAAGATCGACCTCCCGGAAAAGCGCTTGACAAAAAGCGACCTCGAACCCCTGGCAGGCGGCAAGCCCGTTGTGGAGATCTCGGCGCGTTTCGGCTGGGGCCGCGCTCTCCTGGAAGAAAAAATCTGGGAAGTAGTTGGAGCCGGGGTGGTTGCAGGCGAACCTGTGCTGATCACCAGGGCAAGGCACCAGGCCGCCTTAAAACGCGTTCGGGCGGCGCTGCAAGCCGCCGGGGAGACCCTGGCGGGAGACTGGCCGCTTGATTGTGTTGCGGTTGATTTATGGAACGCCTGGTTTGCCCTGGGCGAAATCACCGGGGATACGGTGAGCGAGGATGTAATCGAGGAAATTTTTAGCGAATTTTGCATTGGGAAGTGAGCCGGGCCGTGGGAAAAGTGGAGCCGAAAATCGAGTTCCTTGTGGCGGGAGCGCGCCAGTTGGGTATTATTTTAGACCCACGCCAGCAGAGTCAGTTTCAAAATTATCTGGAAATCTTGCTGGAGTGGAACAAAAGAATGAACCTGGTCCGGTTTCGCACCCGTGAGGAATTAATCCGGAATCATTTCCTTGATTCTCTCTGGTGTACAGCAGGCTGTTCTTTTGAGAACGGCCGCCGCGTCCTCGACCTGGGCAGCGGGGCAGGTTTCCCGGGAATTCCCCTCAGCATTTCCTTCCCCGGTTTAAAGGTTTTTTTGCTGGAAGCGCAGCGCAAGCGCTGTGTTTTTTTGCGGGAAGCGTGCCGTCTGCTCGAGTTGTCTAACTGCACAATTTTGGCCGGGCGCGCTGAAAAACTGGCGCACCTCCCGCACCTGCGGGCGACTTTTGAGCGTGTTGTCGTAAGAGCCCTAGCCCGCCTGGTTGTGATCGTGGAATTTGCTCTTCCTTTCCTGACCTGCGGGGGTTTTCTTGTGGCGTTAAAGGGCAGGGATGTTGAAGAGGAATTAAAGGAAGCGGGGAACGCTTTAAAGATCCTGGGGGGCGAGATTGCCAGAGTAATCCCGTACCGCTTTCCGGGTGAAACCGGTAGGCACGTGGTTGTGGTGCACAAGACAGCCCAGACCCCAGCTCCTTACCCCAGACGCCCCGGGCTTCCCGAGCGACGCCCCCTGTACGGAGTGCAGGAGAATGTCTAAGCATGTCGAAGGAAAAAGATAATCTAGATTTTTTGGGAGGGTTATCCGGTGTGGAAGATTGCCCGGGGCAATGGGAGACGGGGGGAAGTTCAACATGTGGCCGTAAATAAGATCAAGGTCGGCCACTTCCAGCCCCGCTTTCAAATTGATGAGGCGAATTTA
This region includes:
- the rsmG gene encoding 16S rRNA (guanine(527)-N(7))-methyltransferase RsmG: MGKVEPKIEFLVAGARQLGIILDPRQQSQFQNYLEILLEWNKRMNLVRFRTREELIRNHFLDSLWCTAGCSFENGRRVLDLGSGAGFPGIPLSISFPGLKVFLLEAQRKRCVFLREACRLLELSNCTILAGRAEKLAHLPHLRATFERVVVRALARLVVIVEFALPFLTCGGFLVALKGRDVEEELKEAGNALKILGGEIARVIPYRFPGETGRHVVVVHKTAQTPAPYPRRPGLPERRPLYGVQENV